A window of Macrotis lagotis isolate mMagLag1 chromosome X, bilby.v1.9.chrom.fasta, whole genome shotgun sequence contains these coding sequences:
- the TSR2 gene encoding pre-rRNA-processing protein TSR2 homolog — MDMAAAAEQAWALFGTGVRAVLASWPALQIAVENGFGGVHSHEKALWLGGVVEDYFVRNPDLEQDEVEDFLSDIMSTEFDTLVEDGSLAQVSQQLQRVFSYSQNGEEPLLREFISQMGQKQMEVKVLEVPAVVQTNDNNSDQEERLAGAAEEMEVTDSREAPALPCGSQAGPSGVNSLTSLGHEPAEDGWIVIQRKKK, encoded by the exons ATGGATATGGCGGCGGCCGCGGAGCAGGCGTGGGCCCTGTTTGGCACCGGGGTTCGGGCGGTGCTGGCGTCCTGGCCGGCGCTGCAG ATCGCAGTGGAGAATGGCTTCGGGGGAGTCCACAGCCACGAGAAGGCCCTGTGGTTAGGGGGAGTGGTCGAGGACTATTTCGTTCGGAACC CTGACTTGGAGCAGGATGAGGTGGAGGACTTCCTGTCGGACATCATGAGCACCGAATTTGATACGCTGGTGGAAGATGGAAGTCTGGCTCAG GTAAGTCAGCAGCTCCAGAGAGTGTTCAGCTACAGCCAGAATGGTGAAGAACCTTTGCTGAGAGAGTTCATCAGTCAGATGGGCCAGAAGCAGATGGAGGTCAAAGTCCTGGAAGTTCCAGCAGTCGTGCAGACCAATGACAACAACTCAGACCAGGAGGAAAGACTAGCTGGGGCAGCTGAGGAAATGGAG GTGACTGACAGCAGGGAGGCCCCTGCCCTGCCTTGTGGTTCCCAGGCTGGTCCTTCAGGTGTCAATAGCCTGACTTCCCTTGGGCATGAACCTGCTGAAGATGGGTGGATTGtcattcagaggaaaaagaagTGA